From the Fulvia fulva chromosome 2, complete sequence genome, one window contains:
- a CDS encoding Glutamate--tRNA ligase, mitochondrial has product MVLSSSVRALAKPAESWICASCRLQQGRAATRAYSACPDSRTKNAFGHHRYTQSLTKRHASTSTDGFGSSGPRNGKLPDSPARTRFAPSPTGYMHIGGLRTALFSYLLARRTKGQFILRIEDTDQKRLVDDAEARLCEDLQWAGLQWDEGPQVGGSYGPYKQSERNDIYQQHARNLLDSGAAYRCFCTPQTSGASGGKAAYVTSGCYQDCSSLPTEQAQDRAESKHEAFTIRLKQPENVHKRVYTDLIYGKIQRLKRSPSASQGGEDDSGIDAADTILVKSDGTPTYHFANVVDDHLMKVSHVIRGTEWMASTPLHYDLYSEFGWEPPAFAHVGLLVDENKAKLSKRSNTGLILDVKGMREQEGILPEVLCNFLALLGWSNPGRNDVLEMDELIRNFNLKFTKGNTIVRMEKLWYLQKQHVARKCERARETKSVEPVQDLVQQIRKEAVATYQDEISSRFPTTEEQDAYCAQVLLADSKSYQTPKQYIERNRYFFKYDPEELTHSDNFADGATSMAYQFLTRKMLEDFDFKQPFLEPVTPTKPSSTTHDNATDIDHKSTLIHAATNHSIWRALVNPMWLMLPTDKYLEAAKSGQVPQPGEELSHVPFTDKPLDLEAYAKFAADKASNPALTAAGTEETVKAYKEWNKGMMRYLREKLSYGMPGPSVGVIMAILGYEECCKRLGAEVQGRGGW; this is encoded by the coding sequence ATGGTCTTGTCGTCGAGTGTGAGAGCACTCGCAAAGCCGGCTGAAAGCTGGATCTGTGCATCATGCCGCCTCCAACAAGGTCGTGCGGCCACTCGCGCCTATTCTGCATGTCCCGATAGCAGGACCAAGAACGCGTTTGGCCATCATAGATATACGCAAAGTCTTACCAAGAGACATGCATCCACGTCTACTGATGGCTTTGGATCTTCTGGACCGAGGAATGGAAAGCTGCCAGACAGTCCAGCCAGAACCCGATTTGCCCCTTCGCCGACAGGATACATGCATATCGGAGGACTGAGAACAGCACTATTCAGCTACTTGCTTGCAAGACGAACGAAAGGCCAGTTCATTTTGCGAATAGAAGACACGGATCAGAAGCGACTAGTCGATGATGCCGAAGCACGACTTTGCGAGGATCTCCAATGGGCTGGCTTGCAGTGGGACGAAGGACCACAAGTTGGTGGATCATATGGACCTTACAAACAGTCTGAGCGAAATGATATCTATCAACAGCATGCTAGGAATCTGTTAGACTCAGGTGCTGCATATAGATGCTTCTGCACACCTCAGACTTCCGGAGCGAGCGGTGGCAAAGCAGCGTATGTCACGAGTGGTTGTTACCAAGATTGCTCATCATTGCCAACTGAGCAAGCGCAAGACCGCGCCGAATCGAAGCACGAAGCATTCACGATACGTCTGAAGCAGCCTGAGAACGTACATAAGCGCGTGTACACAGACCTGATCTATGGCAAGATACAGCGTCTAAAGCGATCGCCCAGCGCCAGCCAAGGTGGGGAGGACGATTCTGGCATCGATGCTGCGGACACGATTCTCGTCAAGTCAGATGGCACGCCGACCTATCACTTTGCGAACGTCGTGGACGATCATCTAATGAAGGTGTCGCATGTCATCCGTGGTACAGAGTGGATGGCAAGCACGCCTCTACATTACGATCTTTACTCAGAATTCGGTTGGGAGCCGCCGGCATTTGCCCACGTTGGTCTCCTGGTCGATGAGAATAAGGCCAAGTTGTCGAAGCGCAGCAACACTGGACTCATTCTTGACGTGAAAGGCATGCGAGAGCAGGAAGGTATTCTACCCGAAGTGCTATGTAACTTCCTCGCGCTACTAGGTTGGAGCAATCCTGGTCGAAACGACGTCTTGGAGATGGACGAGCTCATTCGGAACTTCAACCTCAAGTTCACGAAAGGCAACACGATCGTGCGAATGGAGAAGTTGTGGTACTTGCAGAAGCAGCATGTAGCACGCAAGTGTGAAAGAGCTCGCGAGACCAAATCCGTCGAGCCAGTCCAGGACCTGGTTCAACAGATCAGAAAGGAAGCAGTAGCGACATATCAGGACGAGATCTCATCACGCTTCCCAACCACTGAAGAGCAAGACGCCTACTGCGCGCAGGTGTTGCTAGCAGACTCCAAGTCTTACCAAACGCCAAAACAGTACATCGAACGCAACCGCTACTTCTTCAAGTACGATCCTGAAGAGCTCACCCACAGCGATAACTTCGCCGATGGCGCCACGTCAATGGCCTATCAATTCCTCACGCGGAAGATGCTGGAAGACTTTGATTTCAAGCAACCATTCCTTGAGCCAGTCACGCCGACCAAGCCCTCTAGCACAACCCATGACAACGCTACCGATATTGACCACAAGTCAACCCTTATCCACGCCGCCACCAACCACTCGATCTGGCGCGCCCTCGTCAATCCCATGTGGCTCATGCTTCCCACCGATAAATACCTTGAAGCAGCCAAGTCCGGCCAGGTCCCTCAGCCTGGTGAAGAGCTCAGCCACGTTCCCTTCACAGACAAGCCGCTGGATCTTGAGGCGTATGCTAAGTTTGCTGCCGATAAGGCAAGCAATCCTGCCCTGACTGCTGCCGGGACAGAGGAGACGGTCAAGGCGTATAAGGAGTGGAACAAGGGTATGATGAGGTATTTGAGGGAGAAGCTGAGTTACGGTATGCCGGGGCCTAGTGTGGGTGTCATCATGGCGATTTTGGGGTATGAGGAGTGTTGTAAGAGGCTTGGTGCTGAGGTGCAGGGGAGGGGAGGATGGTGA
- a CDS encoding DnaJ xdj1: MAEEIDLYEVLGITSTSTKAEVKKAYHRAALTSHPDKVPEDQREEADIKFKAVSQAYEILIDDEKRAMYDQHGMAAFEKGQNGFPGGGPDLDDILAQMFGQGGMGGMGRDSFGMGGMGGGAGPRRRRGKGKSEMQQYEVTLEELYKGKTTKFASTKNVICSHCSGSGGKSEKVKPKTCDTCKGRGSITKLQPVGPGMVTQATVPCTTCSGKGSWYQDKDKCKKCKGERTIKQKKILELYVPRGSREGEHIVLAGEADQDPDDSEPGDIIFELVEEQHKVFNRAGADLHAELDISLSEALTGFNRVVLKHLDGRGIQLHVEQPEGKVLRPDEVLIVHGEGMPLKRSDTRGDLYLSVKINFPEDGWLKDQKAVDAVKAVLPKAEGIKFGPGETPEMVDEVQFEVIDSLEGFGAGSDDPRAAGAEWEDEDDGAGGAQCAQQ; the protein is encoded by the coding sequence ATGGCAGAAGAAATCGACCTCTACGAAGTGCTCGGCATCACATCCACCTCGACCAAAGCCGAAGTCAAGAAAGCCTACCACCGCGCCGCCCTCACCTCTCACCCCGACAAAGTTCCCGAAGACCAACGCGAAGAAGCCGACATCAAATTCAAAGCCGTCTCCCAAGCCTACGAAATCCTCATCGACGATGAAAAGCGCGCCATGTACGACCAACACGGCATGGCCGCCTTCGAGAAAGGCCAGAACGGCTTTCCCGGAGGAGGCCCTGACCTTGACGACATCCTTGCGCAAATGTTTGGCCAAGGAGGAATGGGCGGGATGGGAAGAGATTCTTTTGGGATGGGAGGCATGGGTGGAGGCGCAGGGccgaggaggaggagagggaaGGGAAAGAGTGAAATGCAGCAGTATGAGGTGACGCTGGAGGAGCTGTACAAGGGCAAGACGACCAAGTTTGCGTCGACGAAGAATGTGATTTGTTCGCATTGCAGTGGGAGTGGAGGGAAGAGTGAGAAGGTCAAGCCAAAGACGTGTGATACGTGCAAGGGGCGGGGAAGCATTACAAAACTGCAGCCAGTAGGTCCAGGCATGGTGACGCAGGCGACGGTGCCGTGTACCACGTGTAGTGGGAAGGGCAGCTGGTACCAGGACAAGGATAAGTGCAAGAAATGCAAAGGCGAGAGGACGATCAAGCAGAAGAAGATCCTCGAGCTTTACGTCCCAAGAGGCAGCCGGGAGGGAGAGCACATTGTGTTGGCAGGCGAGGCAGATCAGGATCCGGACGACTCAGAGCCTGGAGACATCATCTTCGAGCTGGTGGAGGAGCAGCACAAGGTCTTCAACCGCGCGGGCGCAGACCTCCACGCAGAGCTCGATATCAGTCTATCAGAGGCCTTGACTGGCTTCAACAGAGTCGTCCTCAAACACCTCGATGGCCGCGGCATACAACTCCACGTCGAACAACCAGAAGGCAAAGTCCTACGACCCGACGAAGTCCTAATCGTGCACGGGGAGGGAATGCCACTCAAGCGATCCGATACACGAGGAGACCTTTACCTCTCCGTCAAGATCAACTTCCCCGAAGATGGATGGCTGAAGGACCAGAAGGCTGTCGATGCTGTCAAGGCGGTACTACCAAAGGCCGAGGGCATCAAGTTCGGACCTGGAGAGACTCCCGAGATGGTCGACGAAGTTCAGTTCGAGGTTATTGACAGTCTGGAGGGCTTCGGCGCTGGCTCGGACGATCCTCGAGCGGCGGGTGCAGAGTGGGAAGATGAGGATGATGGTGCGGGTGGAGCGCAGTGTGCGCAGCAGTAA